A single window of Candidatus Eremiobacterota bacterium DNA harbors:
- a CDS encoding ankyrin repeat domain-containing protein → MCGHSQSHKEIIDLLISSGAKIDSCHVEGYTPLHWAALRGRVDMAELLITMGAEPNAKSNQGWTPLHRALGSGPVRYEMLQFFLSKGADINMKADNGWTILKMAKAMGLSFSIPFPGLSQCTRARRVLILPVSVKRLSRRAR, encoded by the coding sequence ATTTGCGGGCACTCGCAGAGTCACAAGGAAATAATAGATTTATTGATATCCAGTGGAGCAAAGATAGATTCCTGTCACGTTGAAGGATATACCCCTCTTCACTGGGCGGCTTTGAGAGGGCGAGTGGATATGGCTGAACTTCTCATAACCATGGGCGCAGAGCCAAATGCAAAAAGTAATCAGGGATGGACTCCACTTCACAGGGCCCTCGGTTCTGGCCCGGTGAGATATGAAATGCTTCAATTTTTCCTGTCAAAAGGCGCTGATATCAATATGAAAGCCGACAATGGATGGACTATCCTGAAGATGGCAAAAGCAATGGGCTTGAGCTTTTCTATTCCCTTCCCGGGACTATCACAATGCACACGCGCCAGGCGAGTCCTGATATTGCCTGTGAGCGTCAAGCGCCTTTCCCGAAGAGCCCGCTGA